A stretch of the Panicum virgatum strain AP13 chromosome 9N, P.virgatum_v5, whole genome shotgun sequence genome encodes the following:
- the LOC120692260 gene encoding uncharacterized protein LOC120692260 — MDPQPLLPGKRRPVAAPAPPSLKAAAPKPKSIATTRAARMAKRSPTGNADAAPQPRPPRRGFGTARSSNTLVEKPLPPLKKPSKMSPPAIQRPSKLSPAAIQKPSKLSPSNPIRATRTSRLAAKPLKKLAPGADREAKTTKRSQRVSFQEAAVGAAAPSGEKTKAYADDTVGHTPMVAMRAGEKPAKELAAETPFFSAQNCSICTLDQLESATYWLAQIHLAESAGKHWVAAAFFRLAFECQAQPIHRIQSELRSYTVRHENAGTSTPLFDELLTAHGRPVNQPKFDTDGCEKMNTPIAINAVGKNIDTVTLKVDECLEFEPGDDLANAGAIFVDKHDEDIMGQTSFQSKLNGSFEFDDSEAVIEDKLDEANFDVLKNAEIEVPCSNEIIQSACRSSTEKLRTRESIPAMASSAGRLSLDNPSDKLSPGVGSSSSKHLSSGSYFDKKSPLSSKRLTSSCPYKKSAFTRDLSSEQMPSGSHYDAKHNAIAGAGDHESKVTQDVASGYPALHDQLKSK, encoded by the exons ATGGATCCCCAGCCCCTCCTCCCAG GGAAGCGCCGGCCGgttgccgcgcccgcgcccccgtcgttgaaggcggcggcgcccaagcCCAAGTCCATTGCCACGACGCGCGCGGCGAGGATGGCCAAGAGGTCGCCGACGGGCAACGCCGACGCCGCCCCACAACCACG GCCGCCACGGCGCGGTTTTGGCACCGCCAGGAGCAGCAACACCCTGGTCGAGAAGCCACTTCCGCCGCTGAAGAAGCCTTCTAAGATGTCGCcaccagcaattcagaggccttCTAAGCTTTCGCCTGCAGCAATACAGAAGCCTTCGAAGCTGTCGCCGTCGAATCCGATCAGGGCGACGAGGACTTCCAGACTTGCAGCAAAGCCCCTGAAAAAACTCGCCCCGGGTGCGGATCGGGAGGCGAAGACCACAAAGAGAAGCCAGCGAGTGAGCTTTCAGGAGGCTGCTGTGGGGGCGGCGGCCCCCAGTGGAGAGAAGACGAAAGCTTATGCTGACGACACTGTTGGGCATACGCCAATGGTGGCTATGAGAGCCGGAGAGAAGCCAGCAAAGGAGTTAGCTGCAGAGACGCCTTTCTTTAGCGCGCAGAATTGCAGCATTTGCACGCTTGATCAGCTTGAGTCGGCGACATACTGGCTAGCCCAGATCCATCTGGCCGAGTCTGCTGGGAAACACTGGGTTGCTGCGGCATTCTTTCGCCTTGCATTTGAGTGCCAAGCTCAG CCAATTCACAGGATCCAAAGTGAGCTCAGAAGTTACACTGTGCGCCATGAAAATGCTGGCACTTCAACCCCTTTATTTGATGAGCTTCTCACTGcccatggtaggccagtaaacCAACCGAAGTTCGATACTGATGGTTGTGAGAAGATGAATACACCTATAGCAATCAATGCAGTAGGCAAAAACATTGACACGGTCACACTTAAAGTAGATGAGTGCCTGGAGTTTGAGCCTGGTGACGATCTTGCAAATGCGGGTGCTATCTTTGTTGACAAGCATGATGAAGATATCATGGGCCAAACAAGCTTTCAGAGTAAACTGAATGGGAGTTTTGAGTTTGATGACTCTGAGGCTGTGATTGAGGACAAATTAGATGAAGCAAACTTTGATGTACTGAAGAACGCCGAGATTGAAGTTCCTTGCAGCAATGAAATAATCCAGTCAGCATGCAGATCCTCCACTGAAAAATTGAGAACGAGAGAATCTATACCTGCAATGGCTTCTTCTGCTGGACGCCTCTCATTGGATAACCCTTCAGATAAATTGTCTCCCGGCGTGGGGAGTTCATCCTCAAAGCACTTATCTTCTGGTAGCTATTTTGACAAGAAGTCTCCATTGTCGTCGAAGAGGCTAACATCCAGTTGCCCTTATAAAAAGTCTGCTTTCACAAGAGACCTGTCTTCAGAGCAGATGCCATCTGGTAGCCATTATGATGCGAAGCATAATGCTATTGCTGGAGCTGGTGATCATGAGAGCAAAGTGACTCAAGATGTGGCATCGGGGTATCCTGCTTTAC ATGATCAGCTTAAGTCCAAATGA